A genomic segment from Tessaracoccus defluvii encodes:
- a CDS encoding L,D-transpeptidase, producing METPAVETPEAEAAPPAVEQVPVAPAAVAVAGSGTMELGSSPAGFPLRGTYHFTGTADPGTDVTVWWDAQPSGGWRVFGTTTADADGAWSLDRYIGSVAAFRFVATGGNVPDADGWTSEVAYANAGSSSVLRVTSSPTGFAVGSHYVFTGTATPRSKVTVFWDVQPYGGWRVFGTTTADATGDFRIVVPLGSTGRFRFTATTGSQPDAGAPGAWQTNPSYVNAVLPGTIPGVLGVTSSPSGFYVGHNYVFTGRTTPGMPVTIWWDAAPFRNWRVFATTRAAADGFYRVVMPIGSAAQFKFAASSGHNPDTRTSDGWQTAAVPLTATVYVPPTMTLDARCKTGRVICISKAQNKLSWVVNGQIQFVLDARFGSSKLPTRNGSFKVTWKSRNHVSSIYGSAMPFSLFFDGGRAVHYSRSFYEFGWAGTSAGCVNTRDYEMTGKLFDLARVGDKVIVY from the coding sequence GTGGAGACACCCGCCGTGGAGACGCCCGAGGCCGAGGCCGCTCCTCCTGCCGTCGAGCAGGTCCCGGTGGCGCCGGCCGCCGTCGCTGTCGCTGGCTCGGGAACCATGGAGCTCGGCTCGTCGCCGGCAGGGTTCCCTCTGCGGGGGACGTACCACTTCACGGGAACCGCTGACCCCGGCACTGATGTGACGGTGTGGTGGGACGCCCAGCCGTCCGGTGGCTGGCGGGTCTTCGGAACGACGACGGCCGACGCCGACGGCGCGTGGAGCCTCGATCGGTACATCGGCAGCGTCGCAGCCTTCCGCTTCGTCGCGACTGGGGGCAACGTGCCGGACGCCGACGGCTGGACCTCCGAGGTGGCCTACGCCAACGCCGGCTCCTCCAGCGTCCTCCGGGTGACCTCGTCTCCGACCGGTTTCGCCGTCGGCTCGCACTATGTCTTCACCGGCACCGCGACCCCGCGGAGCAAGGTCACCGTCTTCTGGGATGTGCAGCCCTACGGCGGGTGGCGCGTTTTCGGGACCACCACCGCCGACGCCACGGGCGACTTCCGCATCGTGGTTCCCCTCGGAAGCACGGGTAGGTTCCGCTTCACGGCGACCACGGGGAGCCAGCCTGACGCCGGGGCTCCCGGTGCCTGGCAGACGAACCCGAGCTACGTGAACGCGGTCCTGCCGGGCACCATCCCGGGCGTCCTGGGGGTCACCTCCTCGCCGTCGGGGTTCTACGTCGGCCACAACTATGTCTTCACCGGCCGCACCACGCCGGGTATGCCCGTGACCATCTGGTGGGATGCCGCCCCCTTCAGGAACTGGCGCGTCTTCGCCACGACTAGGGCCGCGGCCGATGGCTTCTACCGCGTGGTCATGCCGATCGGCAGCGCCGCGCAGTTCAAGTTCGCCGCCAGCAGCGGCCACAACCCTGACACCCGCACCTCTGACGGGTGGCAGACCGCTGCGGTGCCGCTTACGGCGACGGTCTACGTGCCGCCGACGATGACACTCGACGCCCGCTGCAAGACCGGCCGCGTCATCTGCATCTCCAAGGCGCAGAACAAGCTGTCGTGGGTGGTCAACGGCCAGATCCAGTTCGTGCTCGACGCCCGCTTCGGCTCCTCCAAGCTGCCGACCCGCAACGGCTCGTTCAAGGTCACCTGGAAGTCCCGCAACCACGTCTCGAGCATCTACGGCTCCGCCATGCCGTTCTCGCTGTTCTTCGACGGTGGCCGCGCGGTCCACTACTCCCGGTCCTTCTACGAGTTCGGCTGGGCCGGAACCTCGGCCGGTTGCGTGAACACGCGCGACTACGAGATGACGGGCAAGCTGTTCGACCTGGCCCGGGTGGGCGACAAGGTGATCGTCTACTGA